Genomic segment of Cytobacillus suaedae:
AATCTAGGTTTTTTGTTTTGTACCGGGACACTCGCCCACACACCTAGCTACTAAGTACATAATATAACAGTGTAATACAAAAGTTTTTAAAGGAGGACTTCAACATGGGAGACACTGGATATAAATTTGGCGGCGGTTTCGCGTTAATCGTAGTATTATTCATCTTATTAATTATTGTAGGTGCATCTTGGTACTAAACCGAGATAAATAAATAGCAAGTGTCCAACGACCAGTTGGGCACTTTTTGTTTTAAAACATAGTAAAGGACATACAGCCCAACGGTTAATTACGAAAATATGATAAAATAAAGTTACATAATGAAAAGGAGAGTTTTTATGTACCCAGAAGCATATCGCCAATTTCTCTTTCATTTCCATGGAGACCGAGACTATTTTGAGTGTCATGAGGTTTTAGAGGAGTATTGGAAAGAGGATGTTCCGTCTGAACGTAAACAATATTGGGTTGGTTTAATCCAGTTGGCAGTAGGTTTATACCATCAAAGACGAGCCAACTTTTCCGGAGCCTATCGTATGATCAACAATTCATTATCCATCATTAAGTCTGAAGAGAAAACGATTTTACAGCTAGGTATAGATTACCCAAAATTAATTACTCTGCTCGAAGAACGTCTAAATGAAATTAAACTTAAGAAACCATACACTTCTTTCAATTTACCAATAACTGATGACAACCTCTTGGAAGATTGCATCCAAAACTGTGAGAAGCAAGGACTAAAATGGGGAATTCTCAACACTTCCATAGATGACTACATTATTAACAAGCATAAACTTAGGGATCGCAGCGATGTGATAGAAGAACGAGATAGACAAAAGGCGTTAAGGAAAAACAACTTATAAGCCAAATAATATAGGAAGTGTGGAAAGATGGAATGTCTTTCTGCACTTCCTTTTTTGTTATCTAATGTAAAGTTATGAGTTTATTGGAGGGGAAGGCACTGGACTCCTGCGGGAATTGAGGAAAGGTCGAGACCCCACAGGCGCAGAACGCCGAGGAGGCTCGACTTCCTCCCCGATGGGAATTCGCCCTTGAAAAAGCCGGTAGTTTGGCTTTTTCATAATTCCCCGGGGAAAGCAAGTGCCTGGACCGGAAATCAACGGACATTTATCACTATTACAATCTAATATAAAGTTAATTATATTTTACCTAAAAGGAAAGGGACTGCCCAAAAAGTCATCAACTTTTTGGACAGTCCCATTTCAGTTATCTTATATTTTTTAGCAACCTTCTACTTCACACTTCTCTAAAAAGGAAGCCGTATGTTCATTGGATGTTACAACTTTACCTGGTAACGAGTCCTTAATCGCCTTCACCATCATTTTGCCAATTCCTTGATGTCTGTGTGATGGATTTACACTGATATGCTGAATGATGGCATCACCATTTTCAAGAATTGTTATTCCGATAATTCCTGTGATATCTTCTTCCTTCCACAGAAACAGTTGTTTTGAATCTTCTGTCTCATATTCCTTCATTGTTTGCTGCAACTTTTTCAAATCTTTTTCAGTTGGCATAAACGAAAGAAGACCCATCGCAATCTTTTCATAATTCTTTTTATAACGAATTAACATATTTATCCCTCATTATCGAAAAAACTTTCTAGAATATATTAGTCATTATTCAGCAAAGACTTTATTTTTATATAGATTACCATGTTCTCATGTATTTTTCTATAGACATTCGTCATTATTAACATAGACACTTCTAAAATCCCATTATAACCATTTCCCTATAGATTTTAAACATAGAATATGCAGTTTCTAAATTTAGTTTGTAAGGGATCTAGACAGATTAGCCATCTCAATAGCAGAAACAGCCACTTCCCATCCCTTATTCCCAGCTTTTGTTCCAGCACGTTCAATTGCTTGCTCAATCGTTTCAGTAGTTAGAACACCAAAGATTACAGGTTTTCCAGTTGAAAGCATTGTTGCTGATACACCCTTTGCAACCTCATTACAAACGTAATCATAATGTGTTGTTGCTCCACGAATCACTGTACCTAACGTAATAACTGCATCATATTTATCAGTCATTGCCATTTTTTTAGCGATTAATGGGATTTCAAATGCTCCTGGTACCCAAGCAACATCAATGTCTCCCTCTTGAACTCCATGCCTCTTTAACGCATCAAGTGCCCCATCTAATAATTTGCTTGTAATGAATTCATTAAAACGAGCAACTACAATTCCAACTTTTAAACCAGTACCAACTAAATTACCTTCAAATAAATTTCCCATTCTATTTCCTCCTAATTATCCAATCCGTATTTTAAAAATGAAACATATGACCTAATTTTGAATGTTTTGTTTTTAGATAGTTTTCATTTTCTTCTTTAGCTTCCATTTGTAAAGAGACTCTGTCCACCACTTCTAACTCATACCCTTTTAATCCAGTAATCTTTCTTGGGTTATTGGTAAGAAGCTTCATTTTCGTAACACCTAAGTCTTTTAAGATTTGCGCACCAATTCCGTAGTCCCTTAAATCAGGAGCAAACCCAAGCTTCTCGTTAGCTTCAACTGTATCATAGCCTTCTTCTTGTAGTTTATAGGCCTTCATCTTATTAAGTAAGCCTATACCGCGGCCTTCCTGGCGCATATACAGTAAAATTCCAGTTCCCTCTTTTTCAATTTGAGACAACGCAGCGTGTAATTGGGGCCCACAATCACAACGATTAGAACCAAATACATCTCCAGTTAGACATTCAGAATGAACTCTAACTAGAATTGGATTCTCAGTGTCCAATTCTCCCTTTACTAGGGCAACATGTTCTTTACCATCAATTACATTTGAATAACCTACTGCTTTAAATTCACCGAACTCTGTTGGCAGTTGGATTTCCACTTCTCTTTTCACAAGCTTTTCTTTGCGATTTCGATAGCTTATTAAATCTTTTATCGTAATCATCTTTAAATTAAATTCATCTGCTATTTTTCGAAGATCAGGTACTCTAGCCATCGATCCATCTTCATTAATGATTTCACATATCACACCAGCAGGCTCTGCTCCACATAGTCGCGCAAGATCCACTGCTGCTTCCGTATGTCCTGCCCTTCTTAAGACTCCACCAGGTTTAGCAATAAGAGGAAAGATATGTCCTGGTCTCTTAAAATCAACTGCTTTTGTATTAGGATTAATTAATTGTTGAATCGTCGTTGCACGTTCATGAGCACTAATGCCTGTTGTTGTCGATTTGTAATCTATACTAACTGTGAAAGCAGTACCATGTGGGTCCGTATTATGACTTACCATTGGATTAAGGTCTAGCTTTTTAGCCAATTCCTCTGTAATTGGTGTACAAACCAACCCTCTTCCGTGCTTTATCATAAAGTTTATCGTCTCTGGCGTTGTTTTTTCAACGATCGAAACAAAGTCACCTTCATTCTCCCGGTCCTCATCATCACAAACGATGACAACATTCCCCTGCATTAATTCATATATGGCTTCCTCAATTGGATCAAACATTATGCTCATCCTCTCTTATTTGTATCCATGCTCTTCTAAGAAACTCGCAGTTAATGATGAATTTCTTTGGTTGTTTGGTGTTGTTGCGCGCTGTACAAATTGTTCTAAGTATTTTCCTAGCATGTCGCATTCAATATTAACAATTTCTCCTACACCCTTAGAGCCTAAGACAGTCTCCGACATCGTGTGTGGTATAAGCGAAATCGTAAAGGTATTCTTGGTTAAACCAAAGATTGTTAAACTTGTACCATCTACAGCTACTGAGCCTTTAAATAATAAATACCTTCGAAGGTCATCAGCTACTTCAATTTCATAGTAAACTGCATTTGCTTGAGGTTCCTTTTTTACTATTGTACCAATGCCATCAACATGCCCTGAAACAAAGTGCCCTCCAAACCGTCCATTTGCACTCATTGCTCTTTCTAGGTTAACTTTGGAGTTACGTTGTAAAGACTTAAGCGATGAAGCTCTAACTGTTTCAGGCATAATATCAACTGTAAATTCTGATGAACCAAATGACGTTACAGTTAGACAGACACCATTAACTGAAATACTGTCACCTAGGTTTACATCACGTAAAATTTTGGTAGCTCCGATTTTCATGACAATCGCTTCACCAGTTGATGATATGTTTTTTACCTTACCTATTTCTTCTATAATTCCAGTAAACATACTATATTTGCTCCTTTGGAACAGCTATTACTTTAATATCTTCGCCAAGTTGTTCGACTGATTCAATCGTTAACTGTAGTACTTCTGACATTTTTTCAAAACCGGTTCCACCTATTGAGCTTGGCGCATTACTACCACCAATTATTTTTGGGGCAATATAGGTAATAACTTGATTTACGGCTTTTTCTTTTACAAAACTACCATTCACCTGGGCCCCACCTTCAACAAAAACTGAAGTAATACCAAGTGTACTTAACAAAGTAAGAACATCGTGAATCACTATATTTTTTGTTTCAAGAGAGAGGATTTTAACCCCTTTAGCTTGATACAGATCTTTCTTTTTATCTTCAACCTGATTGCTTACAATGATGATTGTTTCAGCCTCACCATCTGTTACGATTTGCGCATCTATTGGTGTCCTCAGATAGGTATCTAAAATAACTCGAATTGGATTTTTCCCACCATTAGGAAGACGTGTTGTTAAGCTAGGATTATCTGCAATCACTGTACCAACCCCAACTAATATTGCATCATGCTGGTGTCTTAATTTATGTACATCTAATCTTGCAGATTCTCCTGTTATCCACTTACTTTCCCCTGTAGATGTAGCAATTTTTCCGTCTAGGCTAATCGCTGCTTTTAGAGTAACAAAGGGAAGTTTTGAACTCATCGTATGATAAAAAACTTTATTGAGAGCATCTGCCTCTTCCTTACGAACCCCAACTTCTACACTAATGCCGGCGTCTCTAAGTAGCTTAATTCCCTTTCCTGCCACAAGAGGATTAGGGTCAGTAGTTGCAATAACAACCCGCTTCACTTTACTATTTATTAATAACTCAGCACACGGAGGAGTTTTCCCATGATGACTACATGGTTCAAGAGTAACGTATATCGTTGAATTAACCGCTTTCTCTCCTGCCATTCTAATGGCATGAACCTCTGCATGGGGTTCACCTGCTTTTAAATGGGCTCCAATACCTACCACACGATTTTCATTAACGACCACGGCACCAACAACAGGATTAGGAGAGGTTTGACCTACCCCTGCACGGGCCACATTTATAGCAAGATCCATATAATCTATATCTAGCATTCCAATCACCTCTTTCATATGTTTAAAACAATTAACATTCGAGGTTACACCCTTACTTTTTTGAAAAGGCATTTTAAAAGTAAAAAAACCCAGGAGATTTCTTCTCCTAGGGGTACGTTTTAAAAATGATATGTACAGACAAATGTTGCTAAAATTCCGCATAACAAATAAACAGTATTTGCTACTAAATTTCGCATTGCATACC
This window contains:
- a CDS encoding YjcZ family sporulation protein — encoded protein: MGDTGYKFGGGFALIVVLFILLIIVGASWY
- a CDS encoding DUF309 domain-containing protein, whose translation is MYPEAYRQFLFHFHGDRDYFECHEVLEEYWKEDVPSERKQYWVGLIQLAVGLYHQRRANFSGAYRMINNSLSIIKSEEKTILQLGIDYPKLITLLEERLNEIKLKKPYTSFNLPITDDNLLEDCIQNCEKQGLKWGILNTSIDDYIINKHKLRDRSDVIEERDRQKALRKNNL
- a CDS encoding GNAT family N-acetyltransferase, with the translated sequence MLIRYKKNYEKIAMGLLSFMPTEKDLKKLQQTMKEYETEDSKQLFLWKEEDITGIIGITILENGDAIIQHISVNPSHRHQGIGKMMVKAIKDSLPGKVVTSNEHTASFLEKCEVEGC
- a CDS encoding 6,7-dimethyl-8-ribityllumazine synthase, encoding MGNLFEGNLVGTGLKVGIVVARFNEFITSKLLDGALDALKRHGVQEGDIDVAWVPGAFEIPLIAKKMAMTDKYDAVITLGTVIRGATTHYDYVCNEVAKGVSATMLSTGKPVIFGVLTTETIEQAIERAGTKAGNKGWEVAVSAIEMANLSRSLTN
- a CDS encoding bifunctional 3,4-dihydroxy-2-butanone-4-phosphate synthase/GTP cyclohydrolase II, translated to MFDPIEEAIYELMQGNVVIVCDDEDRENEGDFVSIVEKTTPETINFMIKHGRGLVCTPITEELAKKLDLNPMVSHNTDPHGTAFTVSIDYKSTTTGISAHERATTIQQLINPNTKAVDFKRPGHIFPLIAKPGGVLRRAGHTEAAVDLARLCGAEPAGVICEIINEDGSMARVPDLRKIADEFNLKMITIKDLISYRNRKEKLVKREVEIQLPTEFGEFKAVGYSNVIDGKEHVALVKGELDTENPILVRVHSECLTGDVFGSNRCDCGPQLHAALSQIEKEGTGILLYMRQEGRGIGLLNKMKAYKLQEEGYDTVEANEKLGFAPDLRDYGIGAQILKDLGVTKMKLLTNNPRKITGLKGYELEVVDRVSLQMEAKEENENYLKTKHSKLGHMFHF
- the ribE gene encoding riboflavin synthase; protein product: MFTGIIEEIGKVKNISSTGEAIVMKIGATKILRDVNLGDSISVNGVCLTVTSFGSSEFTVDIMPETVRASSLKSLQRNSKVNLERAMSANGRFGGHFVSGHVDGIGTIVKKEPQANAVYYEIEVADDLRRYLLFKGSVAVDGTSLTIFGLTKNTFTISLIPHTMSETVLGSKGVGEIVNIECDMLGKYLEQFVQRATTPNNQRNSSLTASFLEEHGYK
- the ribD gene encoding bifunctional diaminohydroxyphosphoribosylaminopyrimidine deaminase/5-amino-6-(5-phosphoribosylamino)uracil reductase RibD, producing the protein MLDIDYMDLAINVARAGVGQTSPNPVVGAVVVNENRVVGIGAHLKAGEPHAEVHAIRMAGEKAVNSTIYVTLEPCSHHGKTPPCAELLINSKVKRVVIATTDPNPLVAGKGIKLLRDAGISVEVGVRKEEADALNKVFYHTMSSKLPFVTLKAAISLDGKIATSTGESKWITGESARLDVHKLRHQHDAILVGVGTVIADNPSLTTRLPNGGKNPIRVILDTYLRTPIDAQIVTDGEAETIIIVSNQVEDKKKDLYQAKGVKILSLETKNIVIHDVLTLLSTLGITSVFVEGGAQVNGSFVKEKAVNQVITYIAPKIIGGSNAPSSIGGTGFEKMSEVLQLTIESVEQLGEDIKVIAVPKEQI